A part of Nitrospirota bacterium genomic DNA contains:
- a CDS encoding EpsG family protein, translating to MIIYFVLLLIVITSIYFAHRLTAARLPLSILYFIALAAMVIVAGLRSSYVGTDSGNYVRWFEHLREFSDIFEIPLEPGFFILAWTAHFISDNYMALFFLIAMVVTSCFVWVIRKYSSGPELSFFVLLVAGYLFVSYNGIRHGLANSIYFLSIGAIYRRKFWLYLLVVAAAYFFHKSVLIALPAYFLITRKSTPRIYFIILLSGIVGVLFFEYFIEIGQYIDPRYGQYGEASEEGLGLLSLAFTSTLCAFFLMFKRFVVVDRDKYDALLNMFLLATVIAIASAILETSASGIRRLGWYFTLSEILLWPIVYQNIRNRQRPIFLFYFVPLYLMYYGMSLTRFSNMVPYTFNPALAEWVSRIGI from the coding sequence ATGATCATTTATTTTGTCCTTCTTCTGATCGTAATAACTTCAATTTATTTTGCCCATAGGTTGACTGCAGCGAGGCTGCCACTGAGCATCCTGTATTTTATTGCACTTGCCGCAATGGTCATCGTTGCCGGTCTGCGCAGCAGCTATGTAGGCACAGACTCAGGGAATTATGTCCGATGGTTCGAGCACCTGAGGGAATTCTCAGACATCTTTGAGATACCACTGGAACCCGGGTTTTTCATCCTGGCCTGGACAGCGCATTTTATTTCAGACAATTACATGGCCCTCTTTTTCCTGATTGCCATGGTTGTTACTTCATGCTTTGTCTGGGTGATTCGAAAATATTCCTCAGGACCGGAGCTCTCTTTTTTTGTGCTGCTCGTGGCCGGCTATTTATTTGTCTCATATAATGGCATTAGACACGGGCTGGCAAATTCAATCTATTTTCTGTCTATAGGAGCAATCTATAGACGAAAGTTCTGGCTGTATCTTCTTGTAGTAGCAGCAGCCTATTTCTTTCATAAAAGCGTCCTCATTGCACTGCCGGCCTACTTTCTTATTACGCGAAAAAGCACGCCGCGAATATACTTCATTATTCTCCTGTCAGGGATCGTGGGGGTTCTCTTTTTCGAATACTTTATTGAAATAGGCCAATACATCGACCCGCGCTATGGTCAATACGGTGAAGCCTCAGAAGAGGGCTTAGGCCTGCTTTCACTGGCGTTCACCAGCACATTGTGTGCCTTCTTCCTTATGTTCAAGAGGTTTGTTGTTGTGGACCGCGACAAATACGATGCCTTGCTGAATATGTTCTTGCTGGCGACGGTCATCGCCATTGCGTCGGCAATCCTGGAAACGAGCGCTTCGGGCATTCGTCGCTTAGGCTGGTATTTTACCCTGAGCGAAATACTGCTATGGCCGATTGTCTATCAAAATATCAGGAACAGGCAAAGACCGATATTCCTCTTTTATTTTGTGCCGCTCTACTTGATGTATTATGGCATGAGCCTTACCAGGTTCAGCAATATGGTTCCCTATACCTTTAATCCTGCCCTTGCAGAATGGGTCAGCAGGATAGGGATTTAA
- a CDS encoding glycosyltransferase, which translates to MLKQPIRVLQSVGSLNRGGIETWLMNILRQRSEELQIDFILGMPNGAYEDEAKKYGCRIYYHPVRSRVQKRLDMVGLGKAPHFLKRVLGENNYDVFHVHGDEFFGDAMKEAAAAGVPVRVAHCHNTQIARGKKGIEMQVRRWRFKTWDRFLTLRNATDIVACSSDAGQHFMGRHWKSDPRCKPIYCGVPTDQFGCSKDRWTRQEFRKMFGIPEDAVVIGHVGSMDLTPQKNHALLLQIFRELAGRDERYILCLAGDGPRRPYLKEEAESLGLDNRVLLPGLCDDVPSLMVHGFDVHLLPSLFEGLPVVGLEAVASGLCTVCSDTITRDYTEYFSGRVITVPLTAPPSVWADSVEMAIRKRIAVAEGTALVRNSPFSIESSLNNLVDTYKKRLAVT; encoded by the coding sequence ATGCTGAAGCAGCCAATCCGCGTTCTGCAAAGTGTAGGAAGTCTGAATCGTGGCGGCATAGAGACGTGGCTCATGAACATCCTGCGCCAGCGTTCCGAAGAACTGCAAATTGACTTTATCCTCGGCATGCCAAACGGAGCCTACGAAGATGAGGCGAAGAAATACGGCTGCCGGATATACTATCATCCGGTAAGGAGCAGGGTCCAAAAGAGGCTGGATATGGTCGGCCTGGGGAAGGCCCCTCATTTTCTTAAGCGTGTTCTGGGAGAAAATAATTACGATGTGTTTCACGTTCATGGTGATGAGTTTTTTGGTGATGCGATGAAAGAGGCGGCTGCTGCCGGAGTTCCTGTCCGCGTCGCTCATTGCCACAATACCCAAATAGCACGGGGCAAGAAGGGAATCGAGATGCAGGTGCGGCGTTGGCGCTTTAAGACGTGGGACCGTTTTCTGACCCTCAGGAATGCAACAGATATTGTGGCCTGCAGCAGCGACGCGGGACAGCACTTCATGGGGCGTCACTGGAAATCAGATCCCCGCTGCAAGCCAATTTACTGTGGCGTCCCGACCGACCAGTTCGGCTGCAGCAAAGACAGATGGACGCGGCAGGAATTCCGAAAAATGTTTGGGATCCCTGAAGATGCGGTTGTTATCGGCCATGTGGGGAGTATGGACCTAACGCCGCAGAAGAACCATGCCCTTCTTTTGCAGATCTTTCGGGAACTGGCCGGGAGAGATGAAAGATATATTCTTTGCCTGGCCGGAGACGGGCCCCGACGTCCCTATCTGAAAGAGGAAGCAGAATCGCTTGGACTCGATAATCGGGTCCTTCTGCCCGGTCTCTGCGACGATGTTCCTTCTCTCATGGTCCACGGGTTCGATGTCCATTTACTTCCCTCCCTTTTTGAAGGCCTGCCTGTTGTAGGTCTCGAGGCGGTGGCAAGCGGACTCTGTACGGTCTGTTCCGATACGATTACCCGGGATTATACCGAATACTTTTCAGGCCGTGTAATAACCGTTCCGCTGACGGCCCCCCCCTCTGTATGGGCAGACAGCGTTGAAATGGCTATCCGAAAAAGGATTGCCGTGGCCGAGGGGACCGCTCTTGTGCGAAATAGTCCGTTTTCGATCGAGTCATCGTTGAACAATTTAGTGGATACCTATAAAAAGCGACTGGCAGTAACATGA
- a CDS encoding glycosyltransferase family 2 protein — protein sequence MPITIGIPFYNNEATLPGAVRSVFAQTYEDWELILMDDGSSDRSLELARSVKDPRVRVVSDGMNLRLPARLNQIVSEAKYDLISRMDADDMMSPSRFLKQLRFMSDPKIQIVTSGMAMLSADNQPVGYRGGSGFIDMIGLLRGQAIAHAPLLGRRSWFRRNPYDLNCPRSQDAELWCRTYHQGQLRAENVHMISEPLYFCREESGLSLEKVIASHSVLRRLIRQYGPASLGIGKTVLELLRSHARSNALRVAALFGLLPLAAAKGRNRNISDPQMLEKIQSEIAQVLATRVPGLD from the coding sequence ATGCCGATCACGATAGGAATTCCTTTTTACAATAACGAAGCCACACTGCCGGGTGCCGTCCGTTCTGTCTTTGCACAGACGTATGAAGATTGGGAACTGATCCTGATGGACGACGGTTCATCCGATCGATCGCTTGAGCTGGCAAGATCGGTTAAGGACCCTCGGGTCCGTGTTGTTTCTGATGGGATGAACCTGAGGCTCCCGGCCAGGCTCAACCAGATTGTCTCAGAGGCAAAATATGATCTTATCAGCCGCATGGATGCGGACGACATGATGTCCCCTTCCCGTTTTCTTAAACAGCTCCGGTTCATGTCTGATCCCAAAATACAGATCGTTACCTCCGGCATGGCTATGCTCTCTGCAGACAATCAACCTGTCGGGTATCGGGGTGGTTCCGGATTTATCGACATGATAGGGCTGTTAAGAGGGCAGGCGATAGCCCACGCTCCTCTGCTTGGCCGCAGGTCCTGGTTCAGGCGAAATCCCTACGACCTCAACTGTCCGCGGTCACAGGACGCTGAGCTCTGGTGCCGCACCTATCATCAGGGGCAGCTGAGAGCGGAAAATGTCCATATGATCAGCGAGCCCCTCTATTTCTGTCGCGAAGAAAGCGGGCTCTCTCTGGAAAAGGTGATCGCTTCTCACTCTGTCTTAAGACGTTTGATAAGGCAATACGGTCCCGCTTCACTCGGTATCGGCAAAACAGTATTGGAATTGTTACGATCTCATGCGCGCAGCAACGCACTGCGGGTGGCTGCCTTGTTTGGGTTATTGCCGCTTGCTGCAGCAAAGGGACGGAACAGAAATATAAGCGACCCTCAGATGCTGGAAAAGATACAGTCGGAAATCGCGCAGGTGCTCGCTACCAGGGTGCCGGGCCTGGACTAA